Within Pseudomonas brassicacearum, the genomic segment GCGCGACAGCGCAGCGTCGAAGACGTGGCGGGGACTCCCTCGCCACAGGGGTGGGTTTGACCAATTGATTTTGATCAAACCCAACGTCCTGTCGCTTATCTCGGGTCGACCACATCCAATGCCCGATTCGCCAACAACTGGCCCAGCTCAATCATCTGCTGGACCCCTTGCGCGATATGTCGTCGCGAGCCCTCCAGATCGAATGCGAGGTCGCTGACCATGGCATTGGCTGAGGCCAGGGTTTCGCTGAGGTTGGCGAGCAGGCATTCGGCGTCGATGTTAGGTGCGATGACGAAAAGGGTATCTAGCCTGTCGGATGGTTCTTTGTCGGCTGACGGCTTGAGGTAATAGTCCAAGGCGCGGGTGGCCGCATCGTCGAGTTTTTTGGCGTTGGCCGACTGGCAACGGGATGTGTGGTCGTCTGGGGTTGGGGGATTCGGTGTGTTCTTGAACATTGCTGGAAACTCCATGTTATGGAGCCGCAACCGTTTCGCGACTAAACGAAGGGCGGCGGCTGTGCGCAGGTTAGTCGACCGGGGAGTCCAGCATTACCGGCGCGCCCGAAGGCGCCCTGCGCACAACCACCATCGAGTGCAGGGGTGAGATACCTGACTGACGGAGCTTGTGAACCTGCTGAAAACCTCGGGCGACTAAACCCGATCACTGATGGGCAGTGACGGGAATCAAGTTACCGACGGCCTGCAAGGCGCACAAGCCGGCGGATTCTGGCGTAGTTGTAGGTAGCGGCGCAAGGTGACGTAGCCTGCTGGCGTAGTTCCGACAGGACAGGCTTGTAGGACGGTGCAGGTTTCTGTCAGACCAACTGCCGCAACCCCTGCAACACCTCATCCACCGTCCCAAACTCCCGATCCACCCCCGGCAACACCGGCCGCTTCAACACCAACACGGGCACCCCCCGCTCCCGCGCCACCTCCAGCTTCGGCTCGGTGGCCGTGCTGCCGCTGTTTTTGCTCACCAGCACATCGATCCGCCGCCGTTCGAACAGTTCGCGTTCGCCGTCAATGTGAAACGGTCCACGGGCCCCAATCACTTCGCAGCGCTCATTACCGGGGTAAACGTCCAGGGCACGCAAGGTCCAGAATTGCTCGGGCGGAATTTCATGCAGATGTTGCAGCGGTTCGCGACCGAGGGTGAACAGGGGGCGGTGGAAGGGTTTCAGGGCCTGGATCAGTTCGGCCCAGTCGGCCACTTCGCGCCAGTCATCGCTGGCCTGGGGCTGCCATGCCGGGCGGCGCAGGGCCCAGCAGGGGATGGCGCAGGCGCGGGCCGCGTGGGCGGCGTTGTGGCTGATCTGGGCGGCGTAGGGGTGGGTGGCGTCCAGCAGCAAGTCGATGTCCTCGGCGCGGATGAATTGCGCCAACCCTTCGGCGCCGCCGTAGCCGCCGACGCGCACCTGGCAGGTCAGGTCGGTGGGAATGCGACCGATGCCGGCCAGGCTGTAGATGTGCTGGGGCCCGAGGATGCGGGCGATGGCCAGGGCCTCGGTGACGCCGCCCAGCAGAAGGATACGTTTCATTTCAAGGCCCCGGCATGGCCGACGATCCCGCCTTGGCGGTCGATGGCGAAGACTTCGACCTGGACCTGGGCCGGCACCACGCTGCGAGCGAAGGCCAACGCGTGTGCGCACACCGCGTCGCCGAGGGCGATGCCGGCGGCGCTGGCCATGGCCAAGGCCTGTTGGCTGGTGTTGGCTTCTCGGATGCCCTGTTGCAAAACCTCATCGGCACCGATGGCAGCCGCCCACTCGGCCAGTTGTGGCAGGTCGATGCTCGAGTGACGGCTGTGCAGGTCCATGTGGCCGGCGGCGAGTTTGCTGATTTTGCCAAAGCCGCCGCAAAGGCTGAGCTTTTCCACCGGGACCTTGCGCACATGCTTGAGCACGGCGCCGACGAAATCGCCCATTTCGATCAGGGCGATTTCCGGCAGGTTGTAGACCCGACGCATGGTGTCTTCGCTGGCGTTGCCGGTGCAGGCGGCGATGTGCAGGTAGCCGTTGGTTTTTGCCACGTCGATGCCCTGGTGGATCGAGGCAATGTAGGCAGCGCAGGAGAACGGCCGGACGATGCCACTGGTGCCGAGAATCGACAGGCCGCCAAGAATCCCCAGTCGCGGGTTCATGGTTTTCAGCGCCAGGGCTTCGCCACCCTCGACGTTGACCGTGACTTCGAAACCGCCGGCGTAACCGCTTTCCTCGGCCAAGCGACCCAGGTGATCGTTGATCATTTTGCGCGGCACCGGGTTGATCGCCGGTTCGCCGACGTCCAGTACCAACCCCGGTCGCGTCACCGTGCCGACGCCGTGACCCGCGACGAAACGCACCCCGGGCTCAGCAATCAAGCGCACCTGGGAAAACAACAGGGCACCGTGGGTCACGTCCGGGTCATCGCCCGCATCCTTGATCGTCCCGGCTTCGGCGCCTTGTTCGGTCAGCCGGCAGAACTCCAGGCGCATCTGCACTTGCTTGCCCTTGGGCAATACGATTTCCACGGCATCGGCTTCGGTACCGCGCAGCAGTAATCGAGCCGCCGCCAGGCTGGTGGCCGTGGCGCAACTGCCGGTGGTCAGGCCGCTGCGCAAGGGGGCGGGTTGTTCGGCGGTTTCGTCACGCATCGAGAGGTTTCGTCAGGTCCAGCAAGGTGATCGGCAAGGCCTGGCGCCAGGTGTCGAACTCGCCCAAGGGCTGGGCCTGGGCGATGTGGATGCGGGTCAATTCACCGCCGTGACGTTCGCGCCAGTGCATCAGGGTCGTTTCGCTTTGCAGGGTCACGGCGTTGGCGACGAGTCGACCGCCGGGCTTGAGTTGGGCCCAGCAGGCGTCGAGCACGCCTTCGCGGGTGACGCCGCCACCGATGAACACCGCGTCCGGCCGCTCCAGGTTCTCCAGCGCCTGGGGGGCTTTGCCGCGAATTAGTTGCAGGCCGGGCACGCCGAGGGTGTCGCGGTTGCGCTCGATCAGCGCTTGTCGGCCTTCGTCGGCTTCGATGGCCAGGGCTCGGCAACTGGGGTGGGTGCGCATCCATTCGATGCCGATCGAGCCGCTGCCGGCGCCGACATCCCAGAGCAGTTCGCCGGGTGTGGGGGCGAGGCGGGCGAGAGTGATGGCGCGCACGTCGCGTTTGGTTAATTGGCCGTCATGTTCGAAGGCGGTGTCCGGCAAACCGGCCAGGCGTGACAGGCGCGGTGTCGACGGTTCGGCCCGGCATTCGATGGCGATCAGGTTCAGGTCGGCGAAGGTGTCATCGGACCACTGCGCGGCGAAACCGTCGATCCGTCGTTCTGCCGCGCCACCCAAATGTTCCAGCACAGTCATGGCGCTCGGGCCGAATCCCCGCTCGCGCAATAACGTCGCCACGGCGGCAGGACTCTGGCGATCGTTGCTCAGCAGCAATAGCCTGAGACCTGTGGATAAGTGAACATTGAGCGCCGCCAGGGGCCGGGCCACCAACGACAGCGTGACCACGTCCTGTAGCGGCCAACCCATGCGTGCCGCGGCCAGAGAACAGGAGGAGGGCGCAGGGATGACCAGCATCTGATCACTCGGCACCTGTTTCGCCAGGCTGGCGCCCACGCCGTAGAACATCGGATCGCCGCTGGCCAGCACGCACACCGGTTCACCCTGCCGGGCAAGCAGCGGTTCCAGGGAGAACGGGCTGGGCCACAGCGCCCGTTGGCCGCGGATGCACAGCGGCAGCAGCGCCAGTTGGCGGTCGCTGCCGACAATGCGTGACGCCCGCAGCAAGGCATGGCGAGCCGTTCGGCCCAGGCCCTTGAAGCCGTCTTCACCGATGCCCACTACGGTCAGCCAGGGGGTCATCTCTGTTCCTCGAATAATTGGGTTGATCGACAGGCGTCTTGCCGCCGCGAACCGGGCCGCCATCATACCGCGCCCCGGAGGATCAGGCGCCTGCGCAACATCATCTTCGCAGCCAGACCGCTTTCGCGAGCCGGCTCGCTCCCACAGTTTGGAATGGGGGCGTTCGGAAATTGTGTGTCCGCCGTCAGCAATCCGACCGGCAAGCTTTTCATGACCCCCGGCAAAGCAGGCATAATGGCGCTCCTTCGCCGATGTGGCGTGCCTATCTACCGGTTTTCCCTTGAACGAACGTCCATCCTCCAACGTCGTACGCCCCTCCGGTTGCCCGGGGTTGCTGCGTGTCGTCCAGGCGCTGGACGGTGGGATCTGTCGGATCAAGCTCGATGGCGGTGCCATCCAGGCGGATCAGGCCGACGTCGTGGCGTCAGTGGCCGAGCGGTTCGCCGGGGGCGTGATCGAGGCGACCAACCGGGCCAACCTGCAAATCCGTGGGATCGGTCCTGGGCACGACGCGCTGATCCAGCCGTTGCTGGCCGCCGGGCTTGGCCCGCGCAAGCCGGCCGGCGATGACGTGCGCAACCTGATGCTCAGCCCGTCGGCCGGGATCGACCGACAGATGCTGTTCGATACGCGCCCGTTGGCGGCGCAGATCCTCCTCACCCTGCAAACCCATGAACGCTTCCCAGAGTTGTCGGCCAAGTTCGCCGTGCAACTGGACGGTGGCGAAGCGTTGGCGATGCTCAAACATCACCACGACCTGTGGTTGTCGGCCCTGGTCCGTGATGGCGAGCCTTGGCTGGCCTTCGGCTTGGCCGGTTCGCCATTGGATAAACCGGCGGGCAGGGTGCCCCTGGCCCAGGGGCATGCCTTGGTGGTGGCGGTGCTGGAGCTGTTCCTCGACCTGGCCCGCCCGGACCAGATCCGCATGCGTCACTTGCTGGCTGAAATATCCGCCGATGAATTCATGAGCCGATTGGCCCGCCGCATGCCGGTGCAAGCTTGCCTGGATTGGCAGCGGGGGGCGTCCATCGACGGACTGCACATCGGCGTTCATCCACAGCACGACGACCGCGTCTACGTCGGCGCGGCTGCGCCCCTGGGTCGGCTCGACGCCGGCATGCTGCGGGGAGCGGCGCAACTGGCGCGGGAGAAGGGCGACGCAAGCCTTCGTTTCACCCCTTGGCAAAGCCTGTTGCTGCCCAACGTGCGCCGCGAGGACGCCGACGAAGTGCTGGCGCGGCTTGAGGGATTGGGCCTGTTGTGTTCGGTCGATCAGCCGCTGGCGCAACTCATCGCCTGCACCGGCTCCAGTGGCTGCGGTAAAGCCCTGGCCGACACCAAGGCCGACGCCCACCAACTGGCCGAGTTGCTGCAACGCCAGGGTAGTGCCCTGAAGGTTCATCTGTCGGGCTGCCCGCGTTCCTGCGCGGCGGCCCATATCGCGCCTGCCACCTTGCTGGCGGTCGCCCCCGGTCGTTACGACCTGTATTTTCGCGATGCCACGCTGCCGGGTTTCGGCGCGTTGCAGGCACACAATCTGACTATTGAAGCGCTCGGCCATTGGCTCGACGCTCGCCCCCGGAGCCCCCTTGATGCTTGATTACATCCGCGACGGTCAGGAGATCTATCGCAACTCCTTCGCGATCATCCGCGCCGAAGCCAACCTGGCGCGCATTCCGGCCGACCTGGAAAAACTCGCGGTGCGGGTGATCCACGCCTGCGGCATGGTCGAGGCCATCGATGGCTTGCAGTTTTCCGAGGGCGCGGGCACGGCCGGGCGCCAGGCACTGGCCGCCGGTGCGCCGATCCTGTGCGATGCGCGGATGGTCTCCGAAGGCGTGACCCGGGCTCGCCTGCCGGCCAACAATCCGGTGATCTGCACCTTGCGCGACGAAAGCGTGCCGGCGTTGGCCCTGGAGTTGGGCAACACCCGTTCGGCAGCGGCGCTGGAGTTGTGGCGCCCGCACCTGGAAGGCAGTGTCGTGGTCATCGGCAACGCGCCGACCGCGCTGTTCTACTTGCTGGAAATGCTCGATGCCGGCGCGCCGAAACCGGCACTGATCCTCGGTTTCCCGGTGGGCTTCGTCGGTGCCGCCGAGTCCAAGGCGATGTTGGCGGCCAACAGCCGCGGCGTGCCGTTCGTGATCATGCAAGGCCGCCTGGGCGGCAGCGCCATGGCTGCCGCCGCCGTCAACGCCCTCGCTACGGAGATTGAATGATGCAGCAGCCTGGACGTCTGATCGGCCTCGGCGTGGGCCCCGGTGACCCGGAACTGATTACGGTCAAGGCCCTGCGCCTGCTGCGCGAATCGCCGGTGGTGGCGTACTTCGTCGCCAAGGGCAAGAAGGGCAACGCCTTCGGCATCATCGAGGCCCATTTGCAGGACGCGCAGACGTTGCTGCCGCTGGTCTACCCGGTCACCACCGAAGCGTTGCCGGCGCCGCTGTCCTATGAACAGGTGATCGCCGACTTCTACGACACCGCCGCCGAGCAGTTGGCCGTGCACCTGGATGCCGGTCGCGACGTGGCCGTGATCTGTGAGGGCGATCCGTTTTTCTACGGCTCCTACATGTACCTGCATGATCGCCTGGCCGAGCGCTATGAAGCCCAAGTCATTCCCGGCGTGTGCTCGATGCTCGGCGGGGCCTCGGTGCTCGGTGCGCCGCTGGTCTATCGCAACCAGAGCCTGTCGGTGCTCTCCGGCGTCTTGCCCCACGACGATCTCAAGCGTCGCCTGGCCGACGCCGATGCGGCGGTGATCATGAAGCTGGGGCGCAATTTTCCCAAGGTTCGCCAGGTGCTTCAGGAACTGGGCCTGGACGGACGGGCGCTGTACGTCGAGCGGGCGACCATGGCCAACCAGAAAATCGTGCCGCTGGATGAAGTCGAGCCGATGTCTTCGCCGTACTTCTCGCTGATTATCGTGCCGGGCGAACGGTGGCAGGGTTGATGGCCGCCAAGACGCCGGCCATCGTCATCCTCGGCCCGGGTAGCCTGGCGACGGCCCGACGGATCCAGCAGCGCTACCCAGACGCCCTGATCCACGGCCTGGCCGGGCGGGTCGAAGCTGATCGTCAATACCTGGAATTCGGCGCCACGTTGCGCGAACTCTACCAACAGGACACGCCGATCATCGCCCTGTGCGCGGCCGGCATCGTCATCCGCACCCTGGCGCCGTTGCTGCTGGAAAAAGGCGTCGAGCCGCCAGTGCTGGCGGTGGCCGAGGATGGCAGCGCCGTGGTGCCGCTGTTGGGCGGCCTGGGCGGGGTGAATGTCATGGCCCGGGACATCGCGGCAACGCTGCACGTCGCGCCGGCGATCACCACCAGCGGCGAATTGCGTTTCGGCACTTGCCTGCTCAATCCGCCAAGCGGCTACAGCCTCGGCGACCTGGAGCAGGGCAAGCGTTTCGTCTCCGACCTGTTGGCCGGTGAACCGGTGCGCATCGAAGGCGCGGCGCCGTGGCTGGATCAGGCGCAGTTGCCACAAGACCCGCAGGCGCGGCGCACGATTCATGTCGGCCATGCCGAGCGTGAGGCGAGCGCCCACGAACTGCTGATTTATCCGCGCAGTGTCGCGGTGGTGGTGAGCGTCGAGGTGGCTGATCTGCCGAGCGCCGTTCGTGCCGCTTTGCAGCAAGCGAAAGTGGCGGTTCAGAGCCTGGCGTGCCTGGTGGCGGCGGATACGCTGATGGCCAGTGCGGCCTTGCGTGAAGCGGCGCTGGAACTCGGGGTGGCGCTGCGCTTTGTGGCGATGACTGGCAATGCCGCCACCTTGGCGCGCAGTTCTGTGCCGGGGGCGAACATCTTTTCGGCGACGGACAACCTGGCCATCGCCGTTGCCGCGCAGCCCTTGGAGGTGGCTCAAATCGGTCGTCCGCGTGGACGCCTGGCGGTGATCGGCCTGGGGCCGGGCGCGGCCGAACTGATGGTGCCGGCGGTGAAAGCCGAACTGGCGCGGGCCACCGATGTGCTCGGTTACGAAACCTATGTGCGCATGGCCGGCCCGTTTCGCGACGATCAAGTGCTGCACTGCACCGACAACCGCGAAGAAATGCAGCGTGCCCGACACGCCTTTGAGTTGGCCGCCCAAGGCCGTTCGGTGATCGTGGTGTCGTCCGGCGACCCTGGTGTATTCGCCATGGCGGCGGCGGTGCTCGAAGCGTTGCACGAGTCCAGCGACCCCGCCTGGCACCAGGTTGACCTGGAGATCCTGCCCGGTGTGTCCGCCTCCCTCGCCACCGCTGCCCAGGCCGGTGCGCCGTTGGGGCATGACTTCTGCGTGATGTCGCTGTCGGACAATCTCAAGCCATGGTCGATCATCGAAAAACGCCTGGACCTGGCGTCCGAAGCCGATCTGGCGTTGGCCTTCTACAACCCGATTTCCCGTGCACGGCCGTGGCAATTGGGACGTGCGCTGGAGATCGTCGGCCAGCACCGCACGCCGCAGACGCCGGTGGTGTTGGGGCGTGATATCGGTCGTCCGGGCCAGACCTTGCGTGTCACCACGTTGGGGCAACTCACGGCCGAGCAGGTGGACATGCGCACCATGGTGCTGATCGGCTCTTCCACGACCTGCGTATTCCCTCGTGCCGAAGGTGGCGAGTGGGTGTACACGCCGCGCTGGTATGGCCACAAACCTGTCTGAGCACCGGTCTCGACATTCGCCACGTTCGATCCAATGATTGTTGTCCTCGGGTGTTTCAGGACAGGGCTGCGGGGCAGCCCTGTCCTGTCCAGTAGCCGTCGCAACCTTCCACTAGCGCTAGAGACGATGCTTTCGTAAGTCAAATCGCCTCATGGTCTGCTCTTGCAGTTTTTTCTTCATCAAAGCTCTTCTTCTGTCCAGTGCGTCTCTGTCCAGCCTCAGGTATGCCTTGCGCTGGATGAGGCTGGCGCAGTGTTTTTCCCAGTCCCAGAACAGGAACCTGCTCCTTTTTACATTGACGCTGAGTTCAAGTTTAAACAGAGCGATATGGAGATTGCCCTTTGCGTCGTAGCGCGCCGGGACAACTTGAAATGACTCGCCTTGTCGGGTTTCCGTATCGAACGAGAGCATGGCCGGATCGTTGGTTTTCAACGTGTCCAGTGTATCGATCAGCGCATTGGCCTGTTGAGAGTCCTTCATGGTGTCGGCGCTCTCTACCAGGAAGTTCGCCAAAGAGCCCGAGACGTCATGTTGGGTGCTTTTAAAGATGGCTCCGTCATACAGCTCCCAGCCGAAGTAGCGCAAGGTGAAGACGTACTCCTGGAACCAGTCCTCGGGTTGGGTGTAGCGATGATGGCCGAAGTCGGCGGATCGGGTCGCGAGATTGTTGCAATCGGCAATGTCATTGTGATCGTGAAGGGTAAGCTCGCCTATATAGGAGAGCACGTTCGGACCTGTTACCAGGCCGGTTAGTGAGTCATCCATGTTTGATATATGTCCATGTGGGTTGTTGGACGTTATATGGATTCAGTAATGGCTGGACTTATCAAGTGCTCTGACTGAGTGGTTGGTTGCTGGATATTTGAATGGGTTATTTGTTCTGCCGGGTTTACATATGTTGTATTTGGTTTGGGTTATTCATTTTTCTGTCAATGCTCTAGATTGTTGTCTGTCCGCAGGCGCGGTCATTCAATTAACAAGGACGTGTTATGAACGAGTTTGAAAGTGAAGTGAGCATTGCGCAAAGTATCAAGTTGGTTGGAGCGCGTATCGACAGGCGCAAGGTGCAGATTTCATCGGGTCGGCGTATGCGCAGGTCCGTCGCGCAATGGGTACAGGACAACCCTACCAAGGACATGGATGCGGTCATGCTGGGCGATGCTCTCGTGGGCTATGGCAATAACATGTCGGCCAATAACATGGCGATCATGGAGAACGTCATGACCATGGCGATCCTGGAGGCCAACGATCTGGTGCCCGGAGGGAAGAATACCCATCAATGGTATAGGGAGTTCATTAAATGCCTACAGGAACTCGGCTGTTTCGTGGCGGATGATGGTTATTCGCGTTATTCCGAGAGTGCCATGCAGGTGGACATGGACAATGTGCTCAGCGATATCGTCAAAGGCGTCATTGAGGGCGCCAAAGCCAGTGTCCCGGCTGCGGCAGTACTGGGGACGGTGGTCAACACCACAATTGATGGTTTGAAGCAGGACAAAGGAACCTTCGATCTGTTTGGCACCCAGGCCAAATCTGCCGATGGCGCGCGTCTGTCCGTCATTCCCTGCGAACAACTATCCAATGGTGTGCTGATCGCATCCTCCAGTTCGATAAAACAGACCGGCTCTTCGAATAACGGAGGGATTCTTTTTGTGAACTGGAGCGCATCGGCACGAGAGATTTTCCGTGGCAAGTCGTTCGTGACCTTCAACCCTGAGCGTTATGAAGACTTCCGGCCGGAAATCGAAGAATACCTTGGCGCGCATCGCAAGGACGTTCTGAGCAAGCGTTTCAGCCGCCGCAAGCGCACTTGAGGCAGCCGCGACCGAGGTTATGGCGCCAGGTAGCCTCTCACGCCGGTAAAGATGATTTGTGCGGCCAGGGCGCAGACAAACAGCCCCATCAGGCGGCTGACAATCTGCAAGCCCTGGTCGCCAAGAATTCGCTCGATGCGGCTGGACAGGTACAGCACCACGCCGACGGTGAAGCTGGCCAGGGCGATGCTGATGATGGCCATGAGTTTGTCGTCCCAGTGCGGCTGGCTCACGCCCATCACCAACAGGGCGCCGATGGTGCCGGGGCCGACGGTCAAGGGAATGGTCAGCGGGACGATGGTTACGTCCTGCTGGACATTGTCGGTCTGTACGGCCGACTTGCCTTGGGCCATGCCCAGGGCCGAAATGAACAGCACGCTACCGGCGCCTATACGGAACGCATCCACGGTGATGCCGAACACGCTGAAAATCACCCGGCCAAACAAATACAGCAATACGCTGGACACCAGCGTAGCGGTCGCGACCTTCCAGGCCAGGCGACGTTGTTCCTTGCGTGAATACCCACGCGTCAGACTGATAAAACACGACAGTACGAAGAAGGGGCTATAGAGCACCAACATCTTCAGGTAAACGCTGAACAGCACATGGAGCATGGTCGAGGCTCAGGACGGAGGAGGACGACGGGAGTCTATCAGGCGCTGCCGCGTCTGTCGGCTCAGGAGGTCTGTGCCGTTCGGTTCTGCTGTTCGCGCTGGGCCACCCAATGTTCGATCAGCTCGCGCAACTGCGACAGTTCCACCGGCTTGGCCATGTGCCCGTCCATGCCCGCCTGACGGGCGCGCTCCTTGTGTTCGGCCAGGATATGCGCCGTGAGCGCCACCACGGGCGTGCGGGTGCGCTGGTTGCCCATTTCCCAGGCACGCAATTGCTGGGTGGCGGAAAAGCCGTCGAGAATCGGCATTTCGCAGTCCATCAGCACCAGGTCGTAGCGATGCTCCTTCATGGCCTTGAGGGCTTCTTCGCCGTTGCTGGCGGTATCGGGTTGCAGGTTGAGCTTGCCGAGCATGCCGCGGATGACCTTGGTGGAAATACTGTTGTCCTCGGCCACCAGGATGCGGAAATCGCTCGGCACCTTCACCGGGATGGGTGGGCCGGCGTTCACCTGCACATTTGTCGCCTGGCCCCGGTTGCGCTGGTTCAGCTCGTCCGCCAGGGTGGTCTTGAGGGTGTAGCCGGCCACCGGTTTGGCAAGGATGCGCTTGACCCCGCTATTGCGTGCCACGATCTTGCTCGGCGCATTGCTGATACCAGTGAGCATGATCAACAGGATGTCGTGGTTCAGACTCGGGTCTTCCTTGATCTTGGCCGCCAGTTGCATGCCGGTCATGCCCGGCATGTTCTGGTCCAGCAACACCACGTCGAAATAATCACGCAGGTGCGCCTTGGTGCGCAGCAGCGCCAGGGCTTCCTTGCCCGATGGCACCGCACTGACGTTCAGGCCCCAGGCACTGCACTGTTGCACCAGCACTTTGCGGCAGGTGTCGTTGTCGTCGACGATCAACACCCGCGCCCCTTGCAGCGGGCTATCGAGGTCGGAAGTCGGATGTTCGAGGCGATCCGGGTCCAGCGGCAGGGTCAGCCACAAGGTGCTGCCCTGGTTGCTGCCGCTTTTGATACCGAACTCCCCGTGCATCAGGATGATCAACTGGCGGGCGATGACCAGGCCCAGGTTGCCCCCCAGGCGCGTGGCCGACAGGAAATTCTTGCTGTGCAGCTCGGCGTGCATCAGCGTGTCGCGCTCTTCGGCGTCCATCGGCGTCCCGCTGTCCTGCACGGCGATGCGCAGGCGCGGTTGATTGCTGCGCTCGTCGAGGGCGACGACGATCAACACTTCGCCCTCGTCGGTTTTCTTCAGGGCGTTTTCCAGCAGGCTCAGCAGCGCCTGGCGCAGCCGCGTCGGGTCACCGCTGATCACACGCGGTACCTGGGGCTGGATGAAGCTGATCAGCTCGACATTCTGCTGTTCGGCCTTGGCACGGAAGATACTCAGGCAATCCTCGATCAGTGCATTGAGGTCGAACTGCACGTCGTCCAGTTCGATCTGCCCGGATTCGAGCCGGGAAATGTCGAGGATCTCGTTGATCAGGGTCAGCAGCTCATTGCCGGCGCTGTGGATCGTCTGCACGTAGTCGCGTTGCTTGACCGACAATGGCGTACCCAGCAGCAGCTCGGTCATGCCCAGCACGCCGTTCATCGGGGTGCGGATCTCGTGGCTGATCTTGGCCAGGAACTCGGCCTTGGCATTGATCTCGGCATTGCTCGCCGCCAGGTCGCGGCTGATGCTGAACCGGCTTTCGTTGATCGAGCGCTGGCGTTCGCCCAGGGCGACACTCATCAACAGGCCGCTGATGCAGATGAAGATCAGCAGGGTGATGATCAAGCCCTGGGGAGGAACTTCCGTGAGCCCTTGCAGTGCCGGAAGGATGATCAGCGTGCCCAGGTTGAAGACCACCATGGCCGCGACGAACAGCCTGGCCGGGCGGTAGCCCTTTTGCCAGTGCCAGGCGCTG encodes:
- a CDS encoding MarC family protein; this translates as MLHVLFSVYLKMLVLYSPFFVLSCFISLTRGYSRKEQRRLAWKVATATLVSSVLLYLFGRVIFSVFGITVDAFRIGAGSVLFISALGMAQGKSAVQTDNVQQDVTIVPLTIPLTVGPGTIGALLVMGVSQPHWDDKLMAIISIALASFTVGVVLYLSSRIERILGDQGLQIVSRLMGLFVCALAAQIIFTGVRGYLAP
- a CDS encoding hybrid sensor histidine kinase/response regulator; protein product: MRWLRIAIGLTVTLLTLLCMLPAQAAPGSGWAVLLDEQGDLTLSDIRSARYTNQFSPIDLDRLKAAEPDGALWLRFRLAPDRHEQILRIFAPDLSRLNLYVLDGDALVDQQISGNATPHTEPVVPSSDFMLPLPRSDKSLDVYLRLASRHELRPYITLQSAVVAAADQNQTLIYGLLFGCIAMLVLHNLTRYAYTRSRSCLWLAACEGLLMLSLVLLLNLAGPWLPDWPAVQTPGAYLALLLTAPCGLMFAYRFFAPLGPHPLNRLLLGDIVLVMLCSLLLLFVNTLPLNVMTYALVALAGLSMLLVSAWHWQKGYRPARLFVAAMVVFNLGTLIILPALQGLTEVPPQGLIITLLIFICISGLLMSVALGERQRSINESRFSISRDLAASNAEINAKAEFLAKISHEIRTPMNGVLGMTELLLGTPLSVKQRDYVQTIHSAGNELLTLINEILDISRLESGQIELDDVQFDLNALIEDCLSIFRAKAEQQNVELISFIQPQVPRVISGDPTRLRQALLSLLENALKKTDEGEVLIVVALDERSNQPRLRIAVQDSGTPMDAEERDTLMHAELHSKNFLSATRLGGNLGLVIARQLIILMHGEFGIKSGSNQGSTLWLTLPLDPDRLEHPTSDLDSPLQGARVLIVDDNDTCRKVLVQQCSAWGLNVSAVPSGKEALALLRTKAHLRDYFDVVLLDQNMPGMTGMQLAAKIKEDPSLNHDILLIMLTGISNAPSKIVARNSGVKRILAKPVAGYTLKTTLADELNQRNRGQATNVQVNAGPPIPVKVPSDFRILVAEDNSISTKVIRGMLGKLNLQPDTASNGEEALKAMKEHRYDLVLMDCEMPILDGFSATQQLRAWEMGNQRTRTPVVALTAHILAEHKERARQAGMDGHMAKPVELSQLRELIEHWVAQREQQNRTAQTS